The following is a genomic window from Marinococcus sp. PL1-022.
CGACGGCAATACCGAGCACCGCTCTTGAAACGAGCAGCAGCCAAAGCGTTGGAGCAAAAGCTCCGCCCAAGCCTCCAATGACATACAGGATGAGCCCGGCAGCTAAAACAGATTTTTTGGACACTCGTTTCGTGAGCCGGCTTGAGATAAAAGTAAATGGAATGATAAATAATGCGTGCAGGGTATTAATTAATTTGATTGAGGTTTCGTTGGCCTCCGGAAAAGCTTCAGAAATAGAACCGAGCGCCGGGGATATAGTAGCTCCCGCCATAACGGTGATCAATGAAATAGATAGAATAGCCAGCTTTTGAGACACTTTGATTACTCCTTTTTGTATATTTTACTCTATCCACCATATAAATAATTAGTTGCTTGTGCAACTAACAGGCCTCACATATTCCCCTGCCACCAAAAAAAACAGGCGGCTGCCTGCTTTTACGTGTTTCCGTTATAAAATAATGGTGGCGGTCGAGACCATATTATAGAGATGCTCATCTGATACTTGAAGAAACAGCCCTTTGTTTCGAAAGTGAACAGCAAGCAAAAATAAAAAGAAAATATTAACAATGATACTCCCGAGTCCATTGCCTACCGCAATATCAGCATTGATAATCACACTGTCTGAAATAGTTGCGGTCAATTCAGGAAGAGAGGCAGCAACGGCCAGCAGACGGTGATTAGAAGAAAAGCATAGAATGCTGTGTTCTAAACTGACGTTTCACGTGGAACTGCCGCACGTTTTTTCCGTTAACGTTTAACGCCAGCGTTCGTACTGCCTGTGAAGACTTTCTTTCTCTATTAAACATTTTTGCAGACTTGGCGCTGGGCAAAGCTGATTGTAGCGGCGGACTTTTTTATTGATTTTACTGATTTCTTTTTTTATACGGCGGTCAGGGATTGCTTCCTCCGTCTGCTGTTTCAGCACCTGCCCGAGGTCCTCCCGGATTTCCCGCTGCAGCCGGACCCATGAAGGCACAAATCCGTTTCGCTTTAAAAGAGTGTCAAAGGTATCGCTTTGCAGATACTCCTTTGGCAGTGGTTTGCCACGACCCGGCAGATTGTCAAACCCACCCTTCTTTTCGTGCTCCCGAATCAATTCACCAACAGGGTCGCGATACGTTAGTCCTTCTTTTTCCCCGGCCAGCCTCTCGTTGTAATCCTTCGATAACGCCATTCATTCTGCTCCTTTGCTTTTTTTGATATTTTTATTTTAACAAACAGAGCATAAACAGGTCTTTTTAAAGGCTTTCCCATGCTTCCTCTGCCTCTTGCATAAGACGCTTAATCATGACACCTGCCGGCTCACGTACGCTCAAACGTGTTCCCTGGCCGCTCCAAAGGGACATGAATGCAGGCTCGTTTTGTCTGGCCGATTCTTTTCGAATCGGCTGTGTCAGTATATTTTGAATTGGATACGGTGGCCAATTGTACCCGAGCGCCTCCAACTGTATCATCATTTTATTTGTAATTCCTCTGGCCGGCTTGCCGCTGAAGATGGAGGTAACGGCGGTTTCTGTTTCTTTACTCATTAATACCGCCTGTTGATGGGCCTGCGGGGCTCCGCTCTCACTGCTTGTTAAAAAAGCGGTTCCCATCTGCACCGCTCCCGCGCCCAGGGCATGCGCCGCCAAAATACCACGTCCATC
Proteins encoded in this region:
- a CDS encoding DUF1992 domain-containing protein, with the translated sequence MALSKDYNERLAGEKEGLTYRDPVGELIREHEKKGGFDNLPGRGKPLPKEYLQSDTFDTLLKRNGFVPSWVRLQREIREDLGQVLKQQTEEAIPDRRIKKEISKINKKVRRYNQLCPAPSLQKCLIEKESLHRQYERWR